Proteins encoded within one genomic window of Granulicella pectinivorans:
- a CDS encoding HU family DNA-binding protein has protein sequence MKKKVDRVIKQDLVLRVVERTGLPRTKAESAVDAIFDCMKKSMVAGDRIELRGFGVFTVKPRKTGIGRNPRTGAEVSIIPGKAVRFKPGKDLHLLD, from the coding sequence ATGAAAAAGAAGGTCGATCGCGTGATTAAACAGGATCTCGTCCTCCGAGTCGTAGAGCGCACTGGTCTTCCTCGCACCAAGGCAGAATCCGCCGTGGACGCGATCTTCGATTGCATGAAGAAGAGCATGGTCGCCGGTGACCGCATCGAGCTCCGCGGCTTCGGAGTCTTCACCGTAAAGCCCCGCAAAACTGGCATCGGCCGCAACCCCCGCACCGGCGCGGAAGTCAGCATCATCCCCGGTAAGGCCGTACGCTTCAAGCCCGGCAAGGATCTCCACCTCCTCGACTAA
- the dcd gene encoding dCTP deaminase: protein MAIKSDRWIREQALEHGMIAPFSEKQVREGVISYGLSSYGYDLRVSDEFKIFTNVNSAIIDPKAFDERSFVTVTADTIIVPPNSFALARSIEYFKIPRDVLTICVGKSTYARCGIIVNVTPFEPEWEGFVTLEISNTTPLPARIYANEGLCQILFFQSDEVCEVSYADRKGKYQNQQGIVLPKL, encoded by the coding sequence ATGGCAATCAAGAGCGACCGCTGGATTCGGGAACAAGCCCTGGAGCATGGAATGATCGCACCGTTCAGCGAGAAGCAGGTCCGTGAGGGAGTCATCTCTTACGGTTTGTCCTCCTACGGGTACGACCTGCGGGTTTCCGACGAATTCAAGATTTTTACGAATGTGAACAGCGCGATCATCGATCCCAAAGCGTTTGACGAGAGATCGTTTGTGACGGTTACGGCGGATACGATCATTGTTCCGCCCAACTCGTTTGCGCTGGCGCGGTCGATCGAATACTTCAAGATTCCGCGGGATGTGCTGACGATCTGCGTGGGGAAATCGACCTATGCGCGGTGCGGCATCATTGTGAATGTGACGCCATTCGAGCCCGAGTGGGAGGGGTTCGTGACACTGGAGATCTCGAACACCACACCGCTGCCGGCGCGGATCTATGCGAATGAGGGGCTTTGCCAGATTCTCTTCTTCCAATCCGATGAGGTTTGCGAGGTGAGTTACGCGGACCGCAAGGGCAAGTATCAAAATCAGCAGGGAATCGTTCTTCCGAAGCTCTAG